From the genome of Capsicum annuum cultivar UCD-10X-F1 chromosome 4, UCD10Xv1.1, whole genome shotgun sequence:
ATATTGACCAGACACGTATCGAAGGAGCAAAGGAGGAGGTAGCAATAGCATATTAGCAGGAGCAGCAGGAAGCGAATAAAGTGAGCTTGTTCTCGAATCAACACTCTAGGAATCAAAGATTAAAGATAATTTCCGACAAGCGCACATTCATAGATTGTTAGCATATCATCAACAAAGTGAAGCTTAGCAAACTGAACCATCATTAACAATGTGAAATCTCAAATAGCCCGGCAACAAATTGAATCACCATCAACTAAATATAATCTAATTAATCGCtaataaattaaatcattatCAACACAAAAAAATTCAGTTAGCCAACAAACTGGGCAATTAAACCTCCCCAAACTTTTGATATTACTaacctttttatttttgtatagtaaaatttttcaaaaattacaatGTACTACATTCTCcccaaaaaatttatctaaacaaaaatacaaaatgaaaatGACTAGTGGAATTTTGTGTTATAAAAGCATATAAGAATCTTTCTGCAAAATTGCAATTTCCAAAAAGTCAGCTTCACTGATAGAGAGAGAATAGttattattctctctctctttcatcGCCATGGCCGCCGCCACCACCACCGCCGCCGGTGCCGACACGGCGGCCGGCACAGGTGAGACAGTCGGAGTTCAGATCCAGCAAAGTCGAAGGTTGCCGGATTTCCTACAGAGTGTAAATTTGAAGTACGTTAAACTAGGTTACCATTACTTGATCTCAAATTTACTAACTCTATGTCTGATTCCTGTAATGGCTGTGATATTAATCGAAGCTTCGCAAATGAATCCTGATGATATTCGCCAATTATGGCTACATTTGAAGTATAATTTAGTATCTGTTATTATTTGTTCAGCCGTTTTGGTTTTCGGATCGACGGTTTACATCATGACTCGGCCACGGCCGGTTTATTTGATAGATTATACGTGTTATAAACCTCCTGAGGAGCTTAAAGCTCCGTATGAACGGTTCATGAGGCATTCAAGGCTAACTGGTGATTTTGATGCGTCTTCGTTAGAGTTTCAGAGGAAGATTCTAGAACGTTCAGGCCTCGGGGACGAGACGTATGTCCCCGAGGCTATGCATCATCTTCCTCCGCAGCCTTCGATGCAGGCTGCGAGGGAAGAAGCTGAGCAAGTGATGTTTGGTGCATTGGATAAATTGTTTGCGAATACATCTGTTAAGCCTAAGAAGATAGGTGTGCTTGTTGTGAATTGTAGTTTGTTTAATCCGACTCCTTCGTTGTCAGCTATGATTGTGAACAAGTATAAGTTGAGAGGGAATATAAGGAGTTTTAATTTGGGAGGTATGGGTTGTAGTGCTGGTGTAATCGCGGTTGATCTTGCTAAGGATATGTTGCAAGTGCATAGGAATACGTATGCGGTTGTTGTTAGTACTGAGAATATTACTCAGAATTGGTATTTTGGAAATAAGAAGTCGATGTTGATACCGAATTGTTTGTTTAGAGTAGGAGGTGCTGCTGTTCTGTTGTCTAATAAGTCCGTGGATAGAAGAAGGGCGAAGTATAAGCTTGTTCATGTTGTTAGGACACATCGTGGGGCTGATGATAAGGCATTTCGATGTGTTTATCAAGAACAGGATGATGCTGGGAAAACTGGGGTTTCTTTGTCGAAAGATCTCATGGCGATTGCTGGTGGAGCGCTTAAGACGAATATCACTACCTTGGGTCCTCTTGTTCTACCTATCAGCGAGCAGCTTCTGTTCTTTGCTACTCtgataattaagaaaatattcaatAAGAATGTGAAGCCTTATATTCCAGATTTCAAGTTGGCCTTTGATCATTTCTGCATACATGCTGGTGGAAGGGCTGTTATTGACGAGCTGGAAAAGAATTTGCAGCTGACGCAAGTTCATGTTGAGGCATCTCGAATGACACTGCACCGCTTTGGAAATACTTCATCCAGCTCCATTTGGTATGAACTGGCGTATACGGAGGCCAAAGGAAGAATGAGGAAAGGTAATAAAGTTTGGCAGATTGCATTTGGAAGTGGTTTTAAATGTAATAGTGCTGTTTGGCAGGCACTGCGAAATGTAAAGCCTTCTCCCAATGGTCCCTGGGAGGATTGTATCGACAGGTATCCAGTTAAAGTAGTCTCATAACGTGGCATAAATCAAGATTAGGCAAGTTCAAGGTTATCGGTAGCTGCTTCAGTGTCCAGTTGTCTCTTAAGTTACATGTACTTTATGGAGCCTCGTTGCTTGAAGCTGAGCGATGCTCTGCTtccaattttttccttttatctttcCTATTTATGAATgaagtatcatttttttcttttcttggttAGGGCCTTATGCTAATTTGTGTTGTACCATTTCAATCTATTACTCCTAAGGTTTCTTGTATGTAGCAAATCCTATTTTAATTGTACTTATCGTGCCCCTATAAACATCTCCTCATGACTAAATTTATGAGTAGTGGATTCAAGTTACTAAATGGCCTCTGTTATGTCTCACTGTGAGCCAAACGATTCCATAAATAGCATGTTCATCATTTATATTCGTTTATCTACTTTAT
Proteins encoded in this window:
- the LOC107866995 gene encoding 3-ketoacyl-CoA synthase 4 translates to MAAATTTAAGADTAAGTGETVGVQIQQSRRLPDFLQSVNLKYVKLGYHYLISNLLTLCLIPVMAVILIEASQMNPDDIRQLWLHLKYNLVSVIICSAVLVFGSTVYIMTRPRPVYLIDYTCYKPPEELKAPYERFMRHSRLTGDFDASSLEFQRKILERSGLGDETYVPEAMHHLPPQPSMQAAREEAEQVMFGALDKLFANTSVKPKKIGVLVVNCSLFNPTPSLSAMIVNKYKLRGNIRSFNLGGMGCSAGVIAVDLAKDMLQVHRNTYAVVVSTENITQNWYFGNKKSMLIPNCLFRVGGAAVLLSNKSVDRRRAKYKLVHVVRTHRGADDKAFRCVYQEQDDAGKTGVSLSKDLMAIAGGALKTNITTLGPLVLPISEQLLFFATLIIKKIFNKNVKPYIPDFKLAFDHFCIHAGGRAVIDELEKNLQLTQVHVEASRMTLHRFGNTSSSSIWYELAYTEAKGRMRKGNKVWQIAFGSGFKCNSAVWQALRNVKPSPNGPWEDCIDRYPVKVVS